The Tubulanus polymorphus chromosome 1, tnTubPoly1.2, whole genome shotgun sequence genome contains a region encoding:
- the LOC141914719 gene encoding uncharacterized protein LOC141914719 isoform X1, which yields MKSTALRIHILAITFSVVLCSSIGFYGDDDDSDERQSALDVFQTAAKRRSRSQADYAYHNWPRGCKRWNQWCDPWTGYSEKKCCPEAKLACKCNLWGQNCKCVMKLWGR from the exons ATGAAATCAACAGCTTTAAGGATACACATCCTAGCCATCACGTTTTCCGTGGTGTTATGCTCCAGCATTGGTTTCTACGGAG ATGACGACGATTCCGATGAAAGACAATCTGCGTTGGACGTATTTCAAACGGCGGCGAAGAG GCGCTCGCGTTCTCAAGCCGACTACGCCTACCACAACTGGCCCAGAGGTTGTAAACGCTGGAACCAATGGTGCGATCCGTGGACCGGCTATAGCGAGAAGAAATGCTGCCCGGAAGCCAAACTAGCCTGCAAGTGTAATTTGTGGGGACAGAACTGCAAATGCGTAATGAAGCTGTGGGGACGGTGA
- the LOC141914719 gene encoding uncharacterized protein LOC141914719 isoform X2, whose translation MKSTALRIHILAITFSVVLCSSIGFYGDDDDSDERQSALDVFQTAAKRYDRRGGRQCRLWGQTCDNRKKNERFFCCKSYYCKCSLWNCRCARSLFGK comes from the exons ATGAAATCAACAGCTTTAAGGATACACATCCTAGCCATCACGTTTTCCGTGGTGTTATGCTCCAGCATTGGTTTCTACGGAG ATGACGACGATTCCGATGAAAGACAATCTGCGTTGGACGTATTTCAAACGGCGGCGAAGAG ATACGACCGACGCGGCGGCCGACAATGCCGGCTTTGGGGTCAAACGTGCGACAACCGTAAGAAAAATGAGCGTTTCTTCTGCTGCAAAAGCTACTACTGCAAGTGCAGCCTATGGAACTGCAGATGTGCAAGATCGCTCTTCGGAAAATAA